A genomic window from Vitis riparia cultivar Riparia Gloire de Montpellier isolate 1030 chromosome 18, EGFV_Vit.rip_1.0, whole genome shotgun sequence includes:
- the LOC117907254 gene encoding uncharacterized protein LOC117907254, which translates to MEGNLNMIPGGAPYGGLDLQGATRIHHHQHPHNLHQQHHSHSRQGTMNHSSIHHEVFPLTMGSMQDCDQSISMADYNKGEKGKALTSDEDEPSFNEDAIDGHNDPNRGKKGSPWQRVKWTDKMVRLLITAVSYIGEDAASECGVGGRRKYAILQKKGKWKSVSKVMAERGHYVSPQQCEDKFNDLNKRYKRLNDVLGRGTSCQVVENPALLDMMDHLTEKTKEDVRKILSSKHLFYEEMCSYHNGNRLHLPPDPALQRSLQLALRSRDEHDNSDMRRHPHDDLDEDDHDAEVDDHDEFEESHALHGDNRGVYGMPVKRMKQGQNQEDFSFGNPSNSQDCNRSPHPQSAHVDMNQVYPVGSAEDLLQKQWMRSRSLQLEEQKLQIQEQMLELEKQRFKWQRFCRKKDRDLDKLRMENERMKLENERMALELKQKEMGANYN; encoded by the coding sequence ATGGAAGGGAATTTGAATATGATACCTGGTGGTGCGCCTTATGGAGGTCTTGATCTGCAAGGAGCGACACGAATTCACCATCATCAACATCCTCATAACTTACACCAACAACACCATTCTCACTCTCGCCAAGGGACGATGAACCATTCGTCCATCCACCATGAAGTTTTCCCACTCACAATGGGCTCAATGCAAGATTGTGACCAGTCCATTTCGATGGCTGATTACAATAAGGGGGAGAAGGGGAAGGCCCTGACAAGTGATGAGGATGAACCAAGCTTTAATGAAGATGCAATTGATGGGCACAATGATCCcaatagaggaaaaaaagggTCACCATGGCAGCGGGTGAAGTGGACTGATAAGATGGTGAGGCTTTTGATAACGGCTGTTTCTTATATTGGTGAGGATGCTGCCTCTGAATGTGGTGTTGGTGGGAGAAGGAAGTATGCAATTTTACAGAAAAAGGGCAAGTGGAAATCGGTGTCAAAGGTTATGGCTGAAAGGGGTCATTACGTTTCACCACAGCAGTGTGAGGATAAGTTCAATGATCTTAACAAAAGGTATAAGAGACTTAATGATGTGCTAGGGAGGGGCACCTCCTGTCAGGTTGTTGAGAATCCCGCACTTTTGGATATGATGGATCACTTAACAGAGAAAACGAAGGAGGAtgttaggaaaattttgagctCAAAGCATTTGTTCTATGAAGAGATGTGTTCATACCATAATGGAAATCGATTGCATTTGCCTCCTGACCCAGCATTGCAGCGATCTTTGCAGTTGGCTCTTAGAAGTAGAGATGAGCATGATAATAGTGATATGAGGAGGCACCCACATGATGATCTTGATGAAGATGATCACGATGCTGAAGTGGATGACCATGATGAATTTGAGGAGAGTCATGCTTTACATGGTGATAACAGAGGAGTATATGGGATGCCTGTGAAGAGGATGAAACAAGGACAGAACCAGGAAGATTTTAGTTTTGGGAATCCCTCAAATTCCCAGGACTGCAATAGAAGTCCTCATCCTCAAAGTGCTCATGTTGATATGAATCAAGTGTACCCTGTAGGCTCAGCAGAAGATTTGTTACAGAAGCAGTGGATGAGATCCCGCTCACTTCAATTAGAAGAACAGAAGCTACAAATTCAAGAACAGATGTTGGAATTGGAAAAACAGCGGTTCAAGTGGCAAAGATTTTGCAGGAAAAAAGACAGGGACTTGGATAAGCTGAGAATGGAAAATGAGAGGATGAAGCTTGAAAATGAGCGCATGGCTTTGGAATTGAAGCAGAAGGAGATGGGTGCCAACTATAACTAA